The following proteins are co-located in the Acinetobacter shaoyimingii genome:
- a CDS encoding internalin, with protein sequence MNKKLLISVAIATALLVTACVKKEAPKEDEQDQNVETTAQEPVNVEPIETPDSSEIPTRVEVEHQETNNTSATIRREYHDAPAEDLSARDTSASSNAAEAVETKPKAEAKPAESKPANPKSSSSTSQTEDDAVAAAIAAATPALDN encoded by the coding sequence ATGAATAAGAAACTTTTAATTAGCGTAGCAATTGCGACTGCATTACTTGTTACTGCTTGTGTAAAAAAAGAAGCACCAAAGGAAGATGAACAGGATCAAAATGTTGAGACAACAGCACAAGAGCCTGTAAATGTTGAACCGATTGAGACACCAGACAGTAGTGAAATTCCTACGCGTGTTGAAGTTGAACATCAGGAAACCAACAACACTTCTGCAACCATTCGTCGTGAATATCATGATGCACCAGCTGAAGATTTAAGTGCTCGTGATACAAGTGCCAGTTCAAATGCTGCTGAAGCTGTAGAAACTAAGCCTAAAGCTGAAGCAAAACCTGCTGAATCTAAGCCTGCAAACCCTAAATCTTCATCTTCTACTAGCCAGACTGAAGATGATGCTGTTGCCGCTGCCATTGCTGCTGCAACTCCTGCTTTAGATAACTAA
- a CDS encoding metal-dependent hydrolase, with protein MTTNLPVLREKSSFPVRRMDYQFNNIPRYWCNNEPSFTHFFTALSTLFPEGESYFVRSVRALRAKAKNNPRLDREIGAFIGQEAMHSKEHHAFHLSAKQHGLDPESLEKVTGIILKGIERVFSKKWNLLVTVGLEHYTAVLVVTMMESVNELMTDETIRNLWLWHSVEETEHKAVAYDLYEYLYGTGLSAYLPRVTIFTLSLALIITMSSIYQIVLMKRDRQLFNLKSWGKFQKFAQQSYQIFIPKFIDYYRRDFHPNQTDESELVAKTKIKIGLEPSTNTLFS; from the coding sequence ATGACAACCAATCTACCCGTTTTAAGAGAAAAATCTTCTTTTCCAGTGCGACGTATGGATTATCAATTTAATAATATTCCACGCTACTGGTGCAATAATGAGCCTTCATTTACACATTTCTTCACCGCACTTTCTACGCTTTTTCCTGAGGGTGAATCGTATTTTGTAAGATCTGTTCGCGCTTTGAGAGCAAAAGCAAAAAACAATCCCCGTCTTGATCGTGAAATTGGTGCATTTATTGGTCAAGAAGCCATGCACTCCAAGGAACACCATGCATTTCATTTAAGTGCGAAACAACATGGTTTAGACCCTGAATCGCTTGAAAAAGTAACAGGAATTATTTTAAAAGGCATAGAACGTGTATTTAGTAAAAAATGGAATTTATTGGTTACGGTTGGATTAGAGCATTACACCGCGGTATTGGTTGTGACCATGATGGAGTCAGTCAATGAACTCATGACAGATGAAACCATTCGAAATCTATGGTTGTGGCATAGTGTTGAAGAAACTGAACATAAAGCTGTCGCTTATGATCTGTACGAATATTTATATGGAACAGGTTTGAGTGCTTACCTTCCTCGTGTCACCATTTTTACGCTGAGCTTGGCGCTGATCATCACAATGTCCTCAATTTATCAAATTGTATTAATGAAACGAGATCGCCAATTATTCAATTTAAAATCTTGGGGCAAATTCCAAAAATTTGCACAACAATCTTATCAAATATTTATTCCAAAATTTATAGATTACTACCGTCGAGATTTTCATCCTAACCAAACAGATGAGTCAGAACTTGTGGCTAAAACAAAGATCAAAATTGGATTAGAACCCAGCACCAATACCTTATTCAGTTAA
- the kdsA gene encoding 3-deoxy-8-phosphooctulonate synthase — MSQLTPQEIVRLGDIQMANHLPFVLFGGMNVLESKDLAFEIAESYIDICKRLDIPYVFKASFDKANRSSLNSFRGPGLEKGLEWLSDIKKQFNVPIITDVHEPYQAAPVAEVADIIQLPAFLSRQTDLVEAMAKTDAIINIKKAQFLAPHEMRHIMNKCLEAGNDKLILCERGSAFGYNNLVVDMLGFDTMKQMNVPVFFDVTHALQTPGGREDSAGGRRAQITTLARAGMATGLAGLFLEGHPDPDKAKCDGPCALRMSQLEPFLAQLKELDTLVKGFKKLDTH, encoded by the coding sequence ATGTCGCAACTAACACCACAAGAAATTGTACGTTTAGGCGATATACAAATGGCAAATCATTTGCCATTTGTATTATTCGGCGGAATGAATGTACTTGAGTCTAAAGATTTGGCTTTTGAAATTGCTGAATCATATATTGATATCTGTAAGCGATTAGATATTCCATATGTGTTTAAGGCAAGCTTTGATAAAGCCAATCGTTCAAGCTTAAACTCTTTCCGCGGCCCAGGTCTGGAAAAAGGGCTTGAATGGTTATCCGACATAAAAAAACAGTTTAATGTTCCGATCATTACCGATGTACATGAACCGTATCAAGCTGCACCTGTCGCTGAAGTGGCGGATATTATTCAGCTACCAGCCTTTTTAAGTCGTCAAACTGACTTGGTTGAAGCGATGGCGAAAACCGATGCCATTATTAACATTAAAAAAGCGCAATTCTTAGCACCGCATGAAATGCGTCATATCATGAATAAGTGCTTAGAAGCAGGCAATGACAAACTGATTCTTTGTGAACGTGGTTCAGCATTTGGTTACAACAACCTTGTTGTAGACATGTTGGGCTTCGACACCATGAAGCAGATGAATGTTCCTGTATTTTTTGATGTAACACATGCGTTGCAAACACCAGGTGGTCGTGAAGATTCAGCGGGTGGTCGTCGTGCACAAATTACGACATTGGCGCGTGCAGGTATGGCAACAGGTTTAGCTGGTTTGTTCTTGGAAGGGCATCCTGATCCAGATAAAGCCAAATGTGACGGTCCGTGTGCCTTGCGTATGTCGCAACTTGAGCCATTCTTGGCTCAACTGAAAGAATTGGATACCTTGGTCAAAGGTTTCAAAAAGTTAGATACACACTAA
- a CDS encoding CTP synthase, producing MTHFIFVTGGVVSSLGKGISAASVAALLEARGLKVTMVKMDPYINVDPGTMSPFQHGEVFVTEDGAETDLDLGYYERFLRRAKMTKLNNFTSGRVYQDVLNKERRGDYLGGTVQVIPHITDNIKERVLRAGEGYDVAIVEIGGTVGDIESLPFMESVRQLMVELGHKRTMLMHLTLLPYIKSAAELKTKPTQHSVKELLSIGIQPDILICRTEHDVDADTTRKIALFTNVEARAVVVCKDARTIYQIPRTFYEQNVDDLICERFGYNDLPEADLSDWDNVVEALLNPEYTVRVAMVGKYVELPDAYKSVNEALLHAGIQNRVKVQIDYVNAEELESQDVNDVLKDADAILVPGGFGERGTEGKMKAIQFARENDIPFLGICLGMQLAVIEFARNVAGITDATSTEFNRSTKSPLIGLITEWLDERGEVQQRSIESDLGGTMRLGAQKSELVEGTKTREVYGNAEIIERHRHRYEMNNRFIPALEEKGMRISGYSPVQHLVETVEIPQHPWFIAVQFHPEFTSSPRDGHPLFASFIDAAKKQYQKTN from the coding sequence ATGACCCATTTTATATTCGTGACTGGTGGTGTAGTCTCATCACTAGGTAAAGGTATTTCAGCTGCTTCAGTTGCTGCACTTTTAGAAGCCCGTGGTTTAAAAGTGACCATGGTCAAAATGGATCCATACATCAATGTCGATCCAGGGACAATGAGCCCTTTCCAACATGGTGAAGTTTTTGTCACAGAGGATGGTGCAGAAACAGATTTAGACTTGGGTTATTACGAACGTTTCTTACGTCGTGCCAAAATGACCAAACTCAATAACTTTACTTCTGGCCGAGTTTACCAAGATGTTTTAAACAAAGAACGTCGTGGTGACTACCTTGGTGGCACAGTCCAAGTTATTCCACATATTACGGACAATATCAAAGAACGTGTTCTTCGCGCTGGTGAAGGCTATGACGTTGCAATCGTTGAAATCGGCGGGACAGTCGGTGACATCGAATCACTTCCATTTATGGAATCTGTACGTCAGCTCATGGTTGAACTTGGTCATAAACGCACCATGCTCATGCATTTGACACTTCTTCCTTATATCAAATCTGCTGCTGAACTTAAAACCAAGCCTACTCAGCATTCTGTTAAAGAATTGCTATCGATTGGTATTCAGCCAGATATCCTGATTTGCCGTACAGAACATGATGTAGATGCTGACACAACACGTAAAATTGCATTATTTACGAACGTTGAAGCACGTGCTGTTGTGGTATGTAAAGATGCGCGTACGATTTACCAAATTCCACGTACATTCTATGAACAAAATGTTGACGATTTAATCTGTGAACGTTTTGGCTATAACGATTTGCCTGAAGCTGATCTTTCAGATTGGGACAATGTTGTAGAAGCATTATTGAACCCTGAATATACCGTTCGCGTAGCGATGGTCGGTAAATACGTTGAACTTCCAGATGCATACAAATCTGTAAATGAAGCACTTTTACATGCGGGTATTCAAAACCGTGTCAAAGTTCAAATTGACTATGTCAATGCTGAAGAACTTGAAAGCCAAGATGTAAACGATGTATTGAAAGATGCTGATGCAATCTTAGTTCCAGGTGGTTTCGGTGAACGTGGTACTGAAGGCAAAATGAAAGCGATTCAGTTTGCACGTGAAAACGACATTCCATTCTTGGGTATTTGCCTAGGTATGCAATTGGCTGTGATCGAGTTTGCACGTAATGTTGCAGGAATTACAGATGCAACATCAACTGAATTCAATCGCTCAACAAAATCACCATTGATTGGTTTGATCACTGAATGGTTAGATGAGCGCGGTGAAGTTCAGCAACGTAGTATCGAGTCTGATCTTGGCGGAACAATGCGTTTAGGTGCTCAAAAATCAGAATTGGTTGAAGGCACAAAAACACGTGAAGTTTACGGTAACGCAGAAATTATTGAGCGTCATCGTCACCGTTATGAAATGAACAACCGTTTCATTCCAGCGCTTGAAGAAAAAGGCATGCGAATTTCTGGTTATTCACCTGTTCAGCATTTGGTTGAAACGGTTGAAATTCCACAACATCCTTGGTTTATTGCTGTACAATTCCACCCGGAATTTACAAGTTCACCACGTGATGGGCATCCATTATTTGCTAGCTTTATTGACGCTGCTAAAAAGCAATATCAAAAAACTAACTAA
- the eno gene encoding phosphopyruvate hydratase → MSQIVDIRAREILDSRGNPTIEADVILASGVVGRACAPSGASTGSREALELRDGDKARYLGKGVKTAVNNVNTLIRDALVGKSVFEQKDIDNTMIALDGTENKEKLGANATLAVSLAAARAAATEKKIPLFQYIADLRGQSILTMPVPMMNIINGGSHADNNVDIQEFMIEPVGFTSFSEALRAGAEIFHSLKSVLNKKGLNTAVGDEGGFAPNLRSNEEAITVILEAIGQTGYKAGSDIMLALDCASSEFYKDGQYILAGEGNKAFTSNQFSDYLAGLVNQYPIISIEDGLDESDWEGWSYLTSILGDKIQLVGDDLFVTNPKILQRGINEKVGNSILIKYNQIGTLTETLDAIYLAKENGYSTVISHRSGETEDSTIADLAVGTAAGQIKTGSLCRSDRVAKYNQLLRIEELTKAAYRGKAEFKGLN, encoded by the coding sequence ATGAGCCAAATCGTTGACATTCGTGCACGTGAAATTTTGGACTCTCGTGGTAACCCAACCATCGAAGCTGACGTAATCTTAGCCTCTGGCGTAGTTGGCCGTGCATGTGCACCATCTGGTGCTTCAACTGGTTCTCGTGAAGCTTTAGAACTTCGTGATGGCGATAAAGCACGTTACTTAGGTAAAGGTGTTAAAACTGCGGTAAATAACGTAAACACTTTGATCCGTGATGCTTTAGTTGGTAAATCAGTATTTGAGCAAAAAGACATCGACAATACGATGATTGCGCTTGATGGTACTGAAAATAAAGAAAAATTAGGTGCAAACGCAACATTGGCAGTATCTTTGGCTGCTGCGCGTGCTGCTGCAACTGAAAAGAAAATTCCACTTTTCCAATACATCGCAGACTTACGTGGTCAATCAATTTTGACGATGCCTGTGCCAATGATGAATATCATCAATGGTGGTTCACATGCAGACAATAACGTTGATATTCAAGAGTTCATGATCGAGCCTGTAGGCTTCACGTCATTCTCTGAAGCTTTACGTGCTGGTGCTGAAATTTTCCATTCTTTAAAATCAGTTTTAAACAAAAAAGGTTTAAACACTGCTGTTGGTGATGAAGGCGGTTTCGCGCCAAACCTTCGTTCTAACGAAGAAGCGATTACGGTAATTCTTGAAGCGATTGGTCAAACTGGTTACAAAGCAGGTTCTGACATCATGCTTGCGCTTGACTGTGCATCTTCAGAATTCTACAAAGATGGTCAATACATTCTTGCAGGTGAAGGCAACAAAGCATTCACTAGCAACCAATTCTCTGACTACCTTGCAGGTCTTGTAAACCAGTACCCAATTATCTCAATTGAAGATGGTTTGGACGAGTCTGATTGGGAAGGTTGGTCTTACTTGACGTCTATCCTTGGCGATAAGATCCAGTTGGTGGGTGATGACTTGTTTGTTACAAACCCGAAAATCCTTCAACGTGGTATCAATGAGAAAGTCGGTAACTCGATCCTCATCAAATACAACCAAATTGGTACATTGACTGAAACTTTAGATGCAATTTATCTTGCGAAAGAAAATGGCTACTCTACAGTGATTTCACATCGTTCTGGTGAAACTGAAGATTCTACAATTGCGGATCTTGCAGTGGGTACAGCAGCGGGTCAAATCAAGACTGGTTCACTTTGCCGTTCTGACCGTGTAGCGAAATATAACCAATTACTTCGTATTGAAGAATTGACTAAAGCTGCATATCGCGGTAAAGCTGAATTCAAAGGTTTGAATTAA